A single Pedobacter sp. PACM 27299 DNA region contains:
- a CDS encoding glycerophosphodiester phosphodiesterase, producing the protein MINSIYAIAMATLFTMTGIKTSEMEKTITPVLQKTETWNKNQVIAHRGAWKKKSLPENSIASLNEAIKLGCHGSEFDVQMTLDSILVVNHDDDFLGMTIASHTYKELLEKKLSNGESIPTLEAYLKAGKKQKGTKLILELKPSKISQERDLQMTSKALSMVKKLHATPWVDYISFSYPICLEILSLQPGAKVAYLNGDASLEKLKEAGFYGADYHFSVYKNNDWFTNAKAIGLTLNAWTVNSETEMNRLLDQHIEFITTNEPELLFDLLKSRK; encoded by the coding sequence ATGATCAATTCAATTTACGCCATTGCGATGGCTACGTTATTTACAATGACCGGAATAAAAACTTCTGAAATGGAAAAAACAATAACTCCTGTGCTGCAAAAAACGGAAACCTGGAATAAGAATCAGGTGATTGCGCATCGTGGCGCCTGGAAGAAGAAAAGCCTGCCTGAAAACTCTATTGCTTCCTTAAATGAAGCGATAAAATTAGGCTGTCACGGATCTGAATTTGATGTACAAATGACTTTAGATAGTATTTTGGTAGTCAACCATGATGATGATTTCCTTGGAATGACGATCGCGAGCCATACTTATAAGGAATTATTGGAAAAGAAACTGAGTAATGGCGAAAGTATCCCAACATTGGAAGCTTATTTAAAAGCAGGAAAGAAACAAAAAGGTACCAAACTGATATTGGAATTGAAACCTTCAAAAATCAGTCAAGAAAGAGATCTTCAAATGACCAGTAAAGCATTATCGATGGTAAAAAAACTACATGCTACACCTTGGGTAGACTACATCAGTTTTAGTTATCCAATCTGTCTGGAAATACTCTCATTACAGCCAGGGGCAAAGGTAGCCTACCTCAACGGAGATGCGTCTTTAGAAAAGCTAAAAGAAGCAGGCTTTTATGGTGCCGATTACCATTTCTCGGTTTATAAAAACAACGATTGGTTTACGAACGCCAAAGCAATTGGACTAACTTTAAATGCCTGGACGGTGAACAGTGAAACAGAGATGAACCGTCTCCTGGATCAGCACATCGAATTCATTACCACCAACGAACCAGAACTGTTGTTTGACCTCCTGAAATCCAGGAAATAG
- a CDS encoding cold-shock protein yields the protein MQEGTVKFFNVTKGFGFIIPANGDSEIFVHSTGLIDEIRENDKVEYDVESGKKGLNAINVKVI from the coding sequence ATGCAAGAAGGAACAGTAAAATTTTTTAATGTAACTAAAGGTTTCGGATTCATCATTCCAGCTAACGGAGATAGCGAAATTTTTGTACATTCAACAGGCCTTATCGATGAAATTCGTGAAAACGACAAAGTTGAATACGATGTTGAAAGCGGTAAAAAAGGGTTGAATGCGATTAATGTTAAAGTAATCTAG
- a CDS encoding aspartyl protease family protein has protein sequence MKRLVCAMKLTGLKILLLFLTIAMTLKSGYAQNFEFSNDRKKDAINMILIKNLVIIPVYINNKGPFNFILDTGVGPMIISDPSLTDSLNIKDLRTIKISGLGKGGEIEAYVTTSLEARIGKATLEHIPTAVLKEDLFRLSSYVGMPINGLLGYHFFKSFIVELKYSNKRVVFYLPSYGKKIKGERIALEMINDKPYAKIEIESPELGALTLNMLVDNGASHAISLEILDKKPFPLPPVSILANLGMGLGGPISGSIGRVPIVRIGSFQLQEVLSSYPKYEDVAGKVLLHDRNGNLGADILSRFDVTFDYADNAMYLRKNGNFNRPFQHDMAGMEIYSDDTQLKRYYIGRIEPDSPAETGGLEAEDEIIFLNFLPASSYSLTEINKVFREGNDRTVVVTILRKGLLNIKVIKLKQRI, from the coding sequence ATGAAACGGCTAGTATGCGCGATGAAATTAACAGGACTTAAAATCCTGCTGCTCTTCCTGACCATCGCTATGACTTTAAAGTCCGGTTATGCCCAAAATTTCGAGTTTTCAAATGATCGGAAGAAAGATGCCATCAATATGATCCTGATTAAAAATCTGGTGATTATCCCTGTGTACATCAATAATAAAGGGCCATTTAACTTCATTCTAGACACTGGAGTTGGACCAATGATCATCTCCGACCCCAGTTTAACCGATAGCTTAAATATCAAAGATTTAAGAACCATCAAAATCTCCGGCTTGGGTAAAGGCGGTGAAATTGAAGCGTATGTAACCACTTCATTGGAAGCAAGAATTGGCAAAGCTACGCTGGAACATATCCCAACGGCGGTATTAAAAGAAGATTTGTTCCGCTTGTCCAGCTATGTAGGTATGCCAATTAATGGATTATTGGGCTATCACTTTTTCAAAAGTTTCATTGTAGAACTTAAATATTCGAATAAAAGAGTCGTTTTTTACCTGCCTTCTTATGGTAAAAAGATCAAGGGAGAAAGGATTGCTTTGGAAATGATCAACGACAAGCCTTATGCAAAAATAGAAATTGAGTCCCCGGAACTAGGTGCTTTAACCTTAAATATGTTGGTCGACAATGGCGCCAGTCATGCGATCTCTCTGGAAATCCTAGATAAAAAACCCTTCCCTTTACCTCCTGTTTCCATCCTTGCCAATCTGGGGATGGGCCTTGGTGGTCCCATTAGCGGGAGCATTGGCAGGGTCCCCATCGTTAGAATCGGCTCTTTTCAATTGCAAGAGGTGCTCAGCTCCTATCCAAAGTACGAGGACGTTGCCGGCAAGGTGTTGCTCCATGACCGGAATGGAAATCTGGGCGCTGATATATTGAGTCGATTTGATGTCACTTTTGATTATGCCGACAATGCCATGTACCTTCGAAAAAACGGGAACTTTAACCGTCCATTTCAGCACGATATGGCTGGAATGGAGATCTATTCAGATGACACTCAGCTCAAACGCTATTATATTGGCAGAATTGAACCCGACTCTCCTGCAGAAACAGGTGGATTGGAAGCAGAGGACGAGATCATCTTTTTGAATTTCCTGCCCGCCAGCAGTTATTCTTTAACAGAAATCAATAAGGTTTTCCGCGAAGGAAACGATAGAACCGTTGTGGTTACGATCTTAAGGAAGGGCCTGCTCAACATTAAGGTGATAAAACTGAAACAAAGAATATAA
- a CDS encoding SixA phosphatase family protein yields MKRLLLLLLLFTASYSLQGQTTKIWIVRHGEKNLEDPADKDPALSKAGEERAIALSKYLKGNKMAALFSTDYKRTRGTLAPLAAAQQLPLQLYKSTAYQALADTILNTYKGKNIVICGHSNRLLGIIAAFKATSTLKEITEDEYSHIFLIEIKGDRVKLQEGHFGKL; encoded by the coding sequence ATGAAACGTTTGTTATTATTACTGCTGCTTTTCACGGCCAGCTACAGTTTACAGGGCCAAACTACAAAAATCTGGATTGTCAGACATGGAGAAAAGAACCTGGAAGACCCTGCAGATAAAGATCCTGCCCTAAGCAAAGCAGGAGAAGAACGGGCAATCGCTCTGTCAAAATACCTGAAAGGAAATAAAATGGCCGCTTTATTTAGTACCGACTATAAGAGGACAAGAGGAACATTGGCCCCTTTGGCAGCAGCACAGCAATTGCCTTTACAGCTGTATAAATCTACCGCTTACCAGGCATTAGCGGATACCATTTTAAATACCTATAAAGGAAAAAACATCGTTATTTGCGGGCATTCTAACCGACTTTTGGGGATCATTGCTGCGTTTAAGGCGACGAGTACATTGAAAGAAATTACTGAAGATGAATACAGCCATATTTTTCTGATCGAGATTAAGGGTGACCGGGTAAAGCTACAAGAAGGACATTTTGGAAAGCTATAA
- a CDS encoding M15 family metallopeptidase: MIQSICLLLWSSLFCQEPAAEKKTISKPLKVVHSFTAYERIYRQDPNQELLELKKEIPGLVLDIRYATTNNFMKLAVYKQARAFARRPVVMQLKKVQAVLAKKGYTLKIYDAYRPYTATKILYQKASNKNFVANPKTGSRHNRGCALDLTLVYLKTGKELEMPTPYDSFSPLAASNYQQLPAAVLKNRSLLTKVMQDHGFRVLSNEWWHFDFQGYKNYDLLDIPFEKL, encoded by the coding sequence ATGATACAATCCATTTGTCTTCTATTGTGGAGTTCGTTATTTTGCCAGGAACCTGCTGCAGAAAAAAAAACCATTTCAAAACCTTTAAAAGTCGTACATAGTTTTACTGCCTACGAACGGATTTATCGGCAGGATCCAAATCAGGAGCTGCTGGAGCTGAAAAAAGAAATTCCAGGCTTGGTCCTGGACATTCGATATGCGACTACAAATAATTTCATGAAGCTCGCCGTTTATAAACAAGCGAGAGCTTTTGCCAGAAGACCTGTGGTAATGCAGTTGAAAAAGGTACAAGCTGTTTTAGCAAAAAAAGGATACACTTTGAAAATTTATGATGCCTACCGCCCTTATACTGCTACAAAAATCCTCTACCAGAAAGCGAGCAATAAAAATTTTGTCGCCAATCCCAAAACTGGGTCCAGGCACAATAGAGGCTGCGCCCTCGACCTCACATTAGTCTACTTGAAAACTGGAAAAGAACTGGAAATGCCAACTCCTTATGACAGTTTTTCGCCATTGGCTGCCTCAAATTACCAACAGTTGCCTGCTGCTGTATTGAAAAACCGAAGCCTGCTCACAAAGGTGATGCAAGACCATGGTTTCCGTGTATTGTCAAACGAGTGGTGGCATTTTGATTTTCAGGGTTATAAAAATTATGACCTGCTAGACATTCCTTTTGAAAAGTTATAG
- a CDS encoding alanine dehydrogenase: MATGLREGMASIAQKGLIQPKETMSEINKKTNSLYIGIPKEISFQENRIALTPLSVALLINNGHRVIIESGAGVGANFSDNDYSEQGATISFHKKSVFEADILVKIAPPTLEEIGMMHKGQTLISALQMGGLKENYLKALLNKKINALCFENLRDEGGILSVVRAMSEIVGATSIFIAAEYLSSATGGKGLMLGGFTGVPPTEVVILGAGTVGEYAARTALSLGAEVKVFDSSLYRLRRLQNNLGSRVFTSVMQPIVLGKAITTCDVVIGAIRANHGRSPCIVMEEMVMRMKPHSVVIDVSIDQGGCFETSEVTNHSNPVFRKHEVIHYCVPNIASRVPRTASYALTNIFAPILLDIGDLGGLTGVIWSKPGIREALYIYQGHLTNKDLASMFNLPYKDIELLVVSNQ; encoded by the coding sequence ATGGCTACAGGATTACGGGAAGGAATGGCCTCTATTGCTCAAAAAGGACTGATACAGCCCAAAGAGACCATGTCGGAAATCAACAAAAAAACCAATAGTCTTTATATTGGCATTCCAAAGGAAATTTCATTTCAGGAAAACAGGATCGCATTAACCCCATTGTCTGTTGCTTTGCTGATCAATAACGGTCACCGGGTAATTATTGAAAGTGGTGCTGGAGTTGGCGCTAATTTCTCCGACAATGATTACAGTGAGCAGGGTGCCACCATTTCTTTTCATAAGAAAAGTGTATTTGAAGCAGATATACTGGTTAAGATTGCCCCCCCAACCCTGGAGGAGATTGGCATGATGCATAAAGGGCAAACGCTTATCTCTGCCTTGCAGATGGGTGGATTAAAAGAAAACTACCTGAAAGCTTTATTGAACAAAAAGATCAATGCCCTCTGTTTTGAAAACCTCCGCGATGAAGGTGGGATTTTAAGTGTGGTGAGGGCCATGAGTGAAATTGTTGGCGCAACCTCGATTTTTATAGCAGCAGAATATCTGAGCTCCGCAACCGGGGGCAAAGGATTGATGCTTGGCGGCTTCACAGGGGTCCCGCCAACCGAAGTGGTCATTTTAGGGGCCGGAACTGTCGGAGAATACGCCGCGCGTACGGCATTATCTCTGGGTGCGGAAGTAAAAGTGTTCGACAGCTCCCTATACCGCCTTAGAAGGCTTCAAAACAACTTAGGAAGCAGGGTCTTCACTTCGGTGATGCAACCCATCGTTTTAGGCAAGGCAATTACCACCTGTGATGTGGTGATCGGTGCAATTCGTGCCAATCATGGTCGAAGCCCTTGTATTGTGATGGAAGAAATGGTAATGCGCATGAAACCACATTCGGTAGTCATCGATGTGAGCATTGACCAGGGCGGCTGCTTCGAAACTTCCGAAGTAACCAACCACAGCAATCCTGTATTTAGAAAACATGAGGTGATTCACTACTGTGTTCCGAACATTGCTTCTCGGGTACCAAGAACAGCCTCTTATGCACTGACGAATATTTTTGCTCCAATCTTATTAGACATCGGCGACCTTGGCGGCCTGACCGGTGTGATCTGGAGTAAACCCGGAATCAGAGAAGCACTCTATATCTATCAGGGACACCTGACAAATAAAGACCTGGCCAGTATGTTTAACCTTCCCTATAAGGATATTGAACTCCTGGTGGTTTCTAATCAATAG
- the tsaE gene encoding tRNA (adenosine(37)-N6)-threonylcarbamoyltransferase complex ATPase subunit type 1 TsaE, translating to MEIEVKNIAGLDEAAQKVLEFAQNEHFFIFEGDMGAGKTTFIKALAKALGVTDVVSSPTFSIVNEYEGKDGIIYHFDFYRLKNLQEAYDIGYEEYFYSENICLIEWPEKVEELLPEHYVKIEITAPGETERLLSISKI from the coding sequence ATGGAAATTGAGGTTAAAAATATAGCCGGCCTGGACGAGGCAGCACAGAAAGTATTAGAATTTGCTCAAAATGAGCATTTTTTCATCTTTGAAGGAGATATGGGTGCCGGAAAAACGACTTTCATCAAAGCGCTGGCGAAAGCATTAGGTGTCACTGATGTAGTATCTAGTCCTACTTTTTCTATTGTCAATGAATATGAAGGAAAAGACGGCATCATCTATCATTTTGATTTTTACAGGCTCAAAAATCTTCAGGAAGCTTATGACATCGGGTATGAAGAATATTTCTACTCGGAAAATATCTGCCTGATTGAATGGCCGGAAAAAGTGGAAGAATTACTTCCTGAACATTACGTTAAAATCGAAATCACCGCACCTGGAGAAACAGAAAGATTACTATCAATTTCCAAAATTTAA
- a CDS encoding T9SS response regulator signal transducer PorX has translation MQETKILWADDEINLLKPHILLLNEKGYHVTTFTNGNDALEAFGKEHFDLVFLDENMPGLTGLETLTAIKNIRNDVPVVLITKSEEENLMEDAIGSKIDDYLIKPVNPKQVLLTIKKIIDNKRLVSEKTSMAYQQDFRRLGMTLNDRLSYEEWVDVYKKLVFWELELEKLDDPQMHEILTMQKSEANAQFSKFIEDHYLGWVNGKEKAPLLSNELLKRKAFPLITDSNVPVFFILIDNLRYDQWKIINPLITEHFRLEEEDTYSSILPTATQYARNSIFSGLMPLEMEKRFPKLWQNDDDEGGKNLHESTFLTENIKRTLRKDYKHSYHKILTYDDGKALNEQVNNLLQNDFNAIVYNFVDMLSHARTDMQMIRELANDDAAYRSLTLSWFEHSPLMELLKKIAQKKVKLVITTDHGTIRVKHASKVIGDRNTNTNLRYKQGRNLNYNAKEVFLIKNPHEAQLPKINISSNYIFAKEDRYFVYQNNYNQFVNYYNETFQHGGISLEEMIIPVATYSSK, from the coding sequence ATGCAGGAAACCAAAATTTTATGGGCCGACGATGAGATCAACTTATTAAAACCACATATACTATTACTAAATGAAAAAGGATACCATGTAACCACTTTCACTAATGGCAACGATGCACTGGAAGCCTTTGGTAAAGAGCACTTTGACCTGGTGTTTCTAGATGAAAATATGCCCGGATTAACCGGATTGGAAACCCTTACCGCCATCAAGAATATCAGAAATGATGTACCAGTGGTATTGATCACCAAAAGTGAAGAAGAAAACTTAATGGAAGATGCGATTGGTTCTAAAATAGACGACTATCTGATTAAGCCAGTGAACCCAAAACAAGTATTATTGACCATTAAAAAGATCATTGACAATAAGCGTTTAGTCAGCGAAAAGACATCAATGGCCTATCAGCAAGATTTCCGTCGACTAGGAATGACCTTGAACGACAGGTTGAGTTATGAAGAATGGGTAGACGTTTATAAGAAACTGGTTTTCTGGGAATTGGAACTTGAAAAACTCGATGATCCACAGATGCATGAGATCCTGACGATGCAAAAATCAGAGGCCAATGCACAGTTTTCAAAATTCATTGAAGACCATTATCTGGGTTGGGTTAATGGCAAAGAAAAAGCGCCGTTATTATCAAATGAACTCTTGAAAAGAAAAGCTTTTCCTCTCATTACAGATAGCAACGTGCCCGTGTTTTTCATCCTGATTGACAATTTACGTTATGACCAGTGGAAAATTATCAATCCATTAATTACGGAGCATTTCCGCCTGGAAGAAGAAGATACCTATTCTAGCATTCTGCCAACAGCTACTCAATATGCGAGAAATTCGATATTTTCTGGTCTGATGCCATTAGAAATGGAGAAACGCTTCCCTAAATTATGGCAGAATGACGATGATGAGGGTGGGAAAAATTTACATGAAAGCACTTTCTTAACGGAAAATATCAAAAGAACGCTGCGTAAAGATTACAAACACAGCTATCATAAAATCCTTACTTATGATGACGGGAAGGCTTTAAATGAACAAGTGAATAACCTGCTTCAAAACGATTTTAATGCCATCGTATACAATTTCGTAGACATGCTTTCTCATGCCCGTACAGACATGCAGATGATTCGTGAGCTGGCCAATGATGACGCCGCCTACCGTTCGCTTACCCTGTCCTGGTTTGAGCACTCTCCTTTGATGGAACTCTTGAAAAAAATTGCCCAGAAAAAGGTGAAACTGGTGATTACTACCGACCATGGAACGATTCGTGTAAAACATGCCAGTAAGGTAATCGGCGATAGAAATACAAATACAAACTTGCGCTACAAACAAGGTAGGAACCTGAATTACAATGCAAAAGAGGTGTTTTTAATTAAAAATCCACATGAAGCACAGTTGCCTAAGATCAACATTAGCTCTAACTATATTTTCGCGAAAGAAGATCGTTATTTCGTCTATCAGAACAACTATAATCAGTTTGTAAATTACTACAATGAGACTTTCCAGCATGGTGGAATCTCTCTGGAGGAAATGATCATTCCAGTGGCAACTTACAGTTCAAAATAA
- a CDS encoding HD domain-containing protein, giving the protein MNKKKIINDPVYGFINIPSEIVFDLISHPYFQRLRYIKQLGMTHLVYPGALHTRFHHALGAMHLMSLALEILKSKGQAISREEEEAATIAILLHDIGHGPFSHALEHTLVNGIHHEAISMLIMEKLNVEFGGRLTMAINIFKGDYPKKFLPQLVSGQLDLDRMDYLNRDSFFTGVSEGVISFDRIIKMFNVLDGELVIEEKGIYSIENFLIARRLMYWQVYLHKTVVAGEYLLVRILERAKELSGRGETLFATPALQHFLKNDVNKQEFFRDEVHLEAFSKLDDQDIFTSVKVWREQHDPILSQLCTMFISRNLYKVEISSEAPDPERVQKLKEKAAESLQLNPQEVGYFVFTDQIENRAYNAGSGNINILMKNNTIIDIAKASDLSNLESLDKTVTKHILCYPRMI; this is encoded by the coding sequence TTGAATAAAAAGAAAATCATAAATGACCCGGTCTATGGCTTCATAAATATCCCCTCTGAAATCGTGTTTGACTTGATCTCACACCCATACTTTCAGCGGTTGCGGTATATCAAGCAATTGGGGATGACCCATTTGGTGTACCCAGGAGCCCTGCACACCAGGTTTCATCATGCGCTTGGCGCAATGCATTTAATGAGCCTCGCTTTGGAAATCCTGAAAAGTAAAGGCCAGGCTATCAGCAGAGAAGAGGAAGAAGCGGCCACAATTGCCATTCTGCTGCATGACATTGGACATGGGCCTTTTTCTCATGCGCTGGAACATACGCTGGTGAACGGAATTCACCACGAAGCCATTTCTATGCTGATCATGGAAAAGCTAAATGTGGAGTTCGGTGGCCGACTAACCATGGCCATCAATATCTTTAAAGGCGATTATCCTAAAAAATTCCTTCCGCAGCTGGTTTCCGGTCAACTGGATCTGGACCGCATGGATTACCTCAACCGGGATAGCTTTTTTACTGGCGTAAGCGAGGGTGTGATCAGTTTCGACCGCATCATTAAGATGTTCAATGTATTGGATGGAGAATTGGTGATCGAAGAGAAAGGCATTTATTCCATTGAAAACTTCCTGATTGCAAGGAGGCTGATGTATTGGCAGGTATATCTTCATAAAACTGTGGTAGCCGGCGAATATTTACTGGTTAGAATACTGGAGCGCGCCAAGGAACTTTCCGGCAGGGGCGAAACGCTTTTTGCCACACCAGCACTGCAGCATTTCCTAAAAAACGATGTTAATAAACAAGAATTTTTCCGGGATGAAGTTCACCTGGAGGCATTTTCCAAGCTAGACGATCAGGATATTTTCACCTCAGTAAAGGTTTGGAGGGAGCAGCATGATCCGATTTTATCGCAGTTATGTACCATGTTTATCAGCCGCAACCTCTATAAAGTAGAGATCAGCTCGGAAGCGCCGGATCCGGAACGCGTTCAAAAACTGAAAGAAAAAGCTGCTGAAAGCCTACAGCTTAACCCTCAGGAGGTCGGCTATTTTGTCTTTACAGATCAGATAGAAAACCGCGCATATAACGCAGGAAGTGGAAATATCAATATCCTGATGAAAAATAATACCATTATTGATATTGCAAAAGCATCAGATTTATCTAATTTAGAATCTTTAGATAAAACTGTAACCAAACATATACTGTGCTATCCCAGAATGATTTAG
- the lpxD gene encoding UDP-3-O-(3-hydroxymyristoyl)glucosamine N-acyltransferase, whose protein sequence is MQFTAKQISEFIDGTIEGDENAKVTELSKIENGTAGSLCFLSNPKYENYLYSTKASVVIVGNDFFPSQPIESTLIKVADPYSAFSVLLEKYNEVINQMNAQSGIEQPCFIHPSAKIGKNVFIAAFSYISENVVIGNDTKIQSQVFVGADTLIGNNCQIFPGVKIYNRSVLGDNIVIHANTVIGSDGFGFAPQPDGTYTKIAQIGNVVIEDDVEIGANTAIDRATMGSTFIRKGVKLDNLIQIAHNVDVGAHTVVAAQTGISGSTKIGENSVIGGQVGIAGHLSLAKGTQIGAQAGINFNITTEFKQWHGSPAQPLRDWMRASVIFKQLPSVEKRIGALENTISELKAIIEQNSTIAK, encoded by the coding sequence ATGCAATTTACTGCCAAGCAGATAAGCGAATTTATAGATGGCACCATTGAAGGCGATGAAAATGCTAAGGTAACAGAACTTTCTAAGATAGAAAATGGTACTGCTGGGTCTTTATGTTTTTTGTCTAATCCTAAATATGAAAACTATTTATACTCCACGAAGGCTTCAGTTGTCATCGTAGGGAATGATTTTTTTCCGTCTCAGCCTATAGAGAGCACTTTGATTAAAGTGGCTGATCCTTACAGTGCGTTTTCAGTGTTACTGGAGAAATACAATGAAGTGATCAATCAGATGAATGCGCAGTCAGGTATTGAACAGCCATGTTTCATCCATCCTTCTGCAAAAATTGGTAAGAATGTATTTATTGCAGCTTTCAGTTATATCAGTGAAAATGTGGTGATTGGTAATGATACCAAGATCCAGTCGCAGGTATTCGTAGGGGCAGATACCCTAATTGGAAACAATTGTCAGATTTTTCCTGGCGTAAAAATATACAACCGTTCTGTACTTGGCGATAACATCGTTATTCATGCAAATACCGTAATTGGCAGTGACGGTTTCGGCTTTGCGCCGCAACCAGATGGCACATATACGAAGATTGCACAGATCGGAAATGTGGTGATTGAAGACGACGTCGAGATTGGCGCAAATACGGCGATAGACCGGGCAACAATGGGCTCTACTTTCATTAGAAAAGGAGTAAAACTGGACAATCTGATTCAAATCGCACATAATGTGGATGTAGGTGCTCATACTGTAGTGGCCGCACAAACCGGAATCTCTGGCAGCACAAAAATCGGTGAAAATTCGGTTATTGGCGGGCAAGTTGGTATTGCCGGTCACCTAAGCCTTGCAAAAGGAACTCAGATTGGTGCTCAGGCAGGAATCAACTTCAATATCACCACCGAATTTAAACAATGGCATGGCAGTCCCGCACAGCCTTTAAGAGACTGGATGAGGGCTTCAGTGATCTTCAAACAATTGCCAAGCGTTGAAAAACGTATCGGGGCATTAGAAAATACGATCTCAGAACTCAAAGCAATAATTGAACAAAACAGCACAATAGCAAAATAA
- a CDS encoding bifunctional UDP-3-O-[3-hydroxymyristoyl] N-acetylglucosamine deacetylase/3-hydroxyacyl-ACP dehydratase: MNVKQKTIKGEVSVSGVGLHTGANVTLTFCPAPENHGFKFQRTDLPGSPIVDADCDNVTDTARGTTISQNGASISTVEHVMASLVGMDLDNVLIKLDGPETPIMDGSAIMFLEALESVGAQLQSVDREYFTIPHNITYTEPDRKVEIVAMPLDDYRFTCMIDYNSPVLGSQHAGISSIAEFKKEIASCRTFCFLHELEYQLQNNLIKGGDLNNAIVIVDKEVTKEELDHLAKIFNRSAIEVAPQGILNNMELRYQNEPARHKLLDMIGDLALVGVHLKGHIMAARPGHAANVAFAKKIKAAIKKEKNKKVQHIYDPSVKPLYDVVQIMDILPHRQPFLFIDKILELSKTHVVGVKNVTMNEEFFKGHFPGAPVFPGVIQIEAMAQTGGILVLSTVEDPRNYLTLFLKIDNVRFRAQVSPGDTIVFRCDLMEPIRRGIAQMKGVGMVGGKVVVEAEMMAQIVKVKESETVS, from the coding sequence ATGAATGTGAAGCAAAAAACCATAAAAGGCGAAGTTTCTGTATCAGGTGTAGGCCTGCATACCGGAGCAAATGTGACGCTTACTTTTTGTCCGGCACCAGAAAATCACGGATTTAAATTTCAAAGAACCGATTTACCGGGTAGTCCGATTGTGGATGCTGATTGTGACAACGTTACGGACACGGCAAGAGGAACTACAATTTCTCAAAATGGCGCTAGTATCAGTACAGTAGAACATGTAATGGCCTCGTTGGTGGGAATGGACCTGGATAACGTTTTGATTAAGTTAGACGGCCCGGAAACGCCAATCATGGATGGCAGCGCGATTATGTTCCTGGAAGCACTGGAAAGTGTAGGTGCCCAGTTACAAAGTGTAGACCGTGAGTATTTCACGATTCCTCATAACATTACTTATACAGAACCAGATAGAAAAGTGGAGATAGTGGCAATGCCATTAGACGATTACAGATTCACCTGTATGATCGACTATAATTCTCCTGTTTTAGGTAGTCAGCATGCTGGAATTTCCAGCATTGCAGAATTTAAGAAAGAAATTGCTTCCTGCAGAACCTTCTGTTTCCTCCACGAATTGGAGTACCAGCTTCAAAATAACCTGATTAAAGGGGGAGATTTGAACAACGCCATCGTGATCGTTGATAAAGAAGTGACTAAAGAAGAGTTAGACCACCTGGCGAAAATCTTCAATAGAAGCGCTATAGAAGTGGCTCCTCAAGGCATTTTAAATAATATGGAATTGCGGTACCAGAATGAGCCTGCAAGACATAAATTGTTGGATATGATCGGCGACCTTGCCTTGGTAGGGGTGCATTTAAAAGGTCATATCATGGCTGCACGTCCTGGACATGCTGCCAACGTGGCTTTTGCGAAGAAAATCAAAGCAGCTATAAAAAAAGAGAAAAATAAAAAAGTACAGCATATCTATGATCCATCTGTAAAACCTCTATATGATGTGGTACAGATTATGGATATTCTGCCACACAGACAACCGTTCCTATTTATCGATAAAATTTTGGAATTGTCTAAAACACACGTAGTTGGTGTTAAAAATGTGACGATGAACGAAGAATTCTTTAAAGGACACTTCCCAGGGGCACCGGTATTTCCGGGGGTAATCCAGATCGAAGCAATGGCACAAACCGGTGGTATTTTAGTATTAAGTACCGTTGAAGATCCAAGAAATTACCTGACTTTGTTTTTGAAAATTGACAATGTACGTTTTAGAGCCCAGGTTTCTCCTGGTGATACGATCGTGTTCAGATGTGACTTAATGGAGCCCATCAGAAGAGGTATCGCTCAGATGAAAGGTGTCGGCATGGTAGGTGGTAAAGTAGTGGTGGAAGCAGAAATGATGGCCCAAATTGTTAAAGTAAAAGAAAGCGAAACCGTATCATGA